DNA sequence from the Brachybacterium sp. P6-10-X1 genome:
GGCGTCACCTATCGCCTCGACGCCCTCACCGACGACATCACCGGGGCCTTCCTGGTCGACGGCGGGCTCGAGAGGGCCTCGGCCGCCCTCGACACCGGCGAGCTGCCGGTATGGGACGGGGCCGAGAACGAGCGCATCGGCGCACCCATCGCCCGCCCGGAGGCCGTCATCTGCATCGGTCAGAACTATGCGGCCCACGCCGCCGAGTCCGGGGCCGAGCCGCCCAGCACCCCGATCGTGTTCTTCAAGCACCCCAACACCGTGGTGGGCCCGCACGACGACGTCCCGATCCCGCCCGGGGCCACCAAGGTCGACTGGGAGGTCGAGCTGGGCGTGGTGATCGGGAAGCGCGCCTCCTACCTGGAGGACGAGCAGGCGGCGCTCGACGTCATCGCCGGCTTCGTGACCAGCCATGACGTCTCGGAGCGGGACTACCAGCTCGCCGAGTCGGGCGGGCAGTGGTCCAAGGGCAAGTGCGCCGAGAACTTCAACCCCGTCGGCCCCGGCCTGGTGCCGTCGAACGAGGTCCAGCAGCGGGACCTGCGCCTGTGGTCGAGCGTGAACGGCGAGGCCCGCCAGGACTCGACCACGGCGGACATGATCTTCACCGTCGCCCAGCTGGTCCACCACCTGTCGCAGTACATGGTGCTCTCGCCCGGCGACCTCATCAACACCGGCACCCCGCAGGGCGTGGCCCTGTCCGGTCGCTTCCCGTACCTCAGCGACGGCGACGTCGTGGAGATGGGCATCGAGGGCCTGGGGGAGCAGCGCCAGAGGTTCGTCCAGCGCCGCTGAGACCGCTTCCGCTCGCACCTGCGCGCACGCGCCCCGGCCGCTCCTGGATCGTCTCCAGGAGCGGCCGGGGCGTTCTCGTGCCGTCGGGCGCGATGCGGCGCTCAGCGGGCCGCGGAGAGCCCTGCGTCGATCTTGCGGATGGCCGTCGTCCTGCGCCAGGCCAGCACCAGCGTGGGGATCGAGAAGATCAGCAGCGCCAGGGCCAGGGCCGGGTTCCACGGCCAGGCCACGGCGGCCAGGCCCGCGATGATGACGGTCAGCAGGAGCATCACCCGGCGGCTGCGCTCGTAGGCCTCGCGCATCTCACCCAGCTCGGCTTTCAGCTGCTCCTGCTCCGCGGAGGTCGCGGCCTTCGGTCCCCGGGCGGCCTCGGCAGAGGCCGTGCGGTCCGCCCGTGAGGTGATGACCAGCCGCACGCCGTAGACCACGGCGGCGACCAGCACCAGGCCCATGCCCAGCCAGTTCTCCCGCGAGGCGAAGAGCCAGGACAGCACCAGGCACGACGCGATCGCGATCAGGTACACGGGGGTGCGCATGGTCCCGGATCCTCTCACGGGGGCAGGGGCGGTCGTCGTGCTCATCCGAGGAAGTTCACGAAGAACTGGACCAGCGCGATCGCCCCGGCGATGAACAGGAAGATCGAGCTGATCAGCACGACCACCCGCAGCGCCGGGTGCATCTGGAACGCCTTCGGGAGCACCTTGTGCTCCGTCCACAGCTGGGCGAAGCCCCACACGCCCAGGGACAGCACGCCGCCGAGGATGCCGGCGAAGGAGATCACCGCGGTGTAGCTGACGCCGCTGAACAGCAGGAACGTCGCGCCGAGGAAGGTGTACGCGGCCACGGCGACGCGGATCTTGTGCCAGTGCTCGGGATTGCGCAGGAACGTGAACGAGGGGGCGAAGGCCTCACGGACCGTGTACGGGTAGATCGTCGAGAACAGAGCCTGCAGCGAGCCGAAGAAGGCCGCCCAGATCGCGATCTGGTACAGGTACACCAGCACCGGGGAGATGACGGAGAAGAACGCCGCCTGGTCGCTGAGGATGTTGTCGTTGTTCGGCACGGATTCCGCCGCGCCGGTGCCCAGCACCACGTCGCCCAGGATCAGGAAGGTCAGTGCCAGGATCGTCACGGAGACGAAGGACGCGACCACGTCCAGCTGCGCGGCACGCAGCCAGGCTCGGCCGTTCTCGAGGTTCTCGCCGTCCTCGGCCAGCGGGATGCGGGCCACGTCGGTGTCCAGGCGGTCGAGCTTCGCCTCGAGCTCGGCGGGGTTCGGCACACCGAGCATGCCCCAGCGCTTGGCGCGCAGGGAGCCCACGTAGCCGATGTAGTCGTAGCTGCCGCCGCCGAGGGCGCCGAGGTAGGCGATGATCTCCAGCGGGATCGGCCGCGCGGCGACGTCGGGGAAGCCGTCCTTCACCCATTGGGGGTAGTCGGCAGGGGCTCCCGGGATGAGGCCGCGCAGGGCCTCGACCCACGGCGGGTTCGAGACGAAGACGGCGATGAAGGCGAAGATGATCATGAGGCCGACGACGACCGTCTGGAAGTTCTCCACGATCTTGAAGCTGCGGATGAACACGGTCGCGAAACCGATGACACCCCAGATCATGCCCCAGATCATGGGGTTGATGTCGGTGTGGAACGTCCAGTTCGACCACTGCCCCAGGCCCTGGAAGTAGGCGACCGCCCAGGAGGGGAAGCAGGCGACGGCCAGGATGCCCAGCAGCAGGGCCAGCCAGTTCCGGGGCCCGGGGATGATCTGGGCCCAGCGCTGGAAGGGGTGCTCGCCGGTGAGGGTGATGTAGCGGGCGCCGGAATAGACGATCGCGGCCTTCATGATCGCGCAGAACACGAAGGTCCAGAGGATGGCGACGCCGAAGACGGCGCCGCCGCGGGAGGCGGAGAACACCTCGCCGTTGCCGATGGTGACGG
Encoded proteins:
- a CDS encoding fumarylacetoacetate hydrolase family protein, which encodes MHLRRLGPLGQEKPALVRDGVTYRLDALTDDITGAFLVDGGLERASAALDTGELPVWDGAENERIGAPIARPEAVICIGQNYAAHAAESGAEPPSTPIVFFKHPNTVVGPHDDVPIPPGATKVDWEVELGVVIGKRASYLEDEQAALDVIAGFVTSHDVSERDYQLAESGGQWSKGKCAENFNPVGPGLVPSNEVQQRDLRLWSSVNGEARQDSTTADMIFTVAQLVHHLSQYMVLSPGDLINTGTPQGVALSGRFPYLSDGDVVEMGIEGLGEQRQRFVQRR
- a CDS encoding Nramp family divalent metal transporter, encoding MTTGQPEKLGLGELRFPEADPRLKKWSFGNLLAFTGPGMILASVTIGNGEVFSASRGGAVFGVAILWTFVFCAIMKAAIVYSGARYITLTGEHPFQRWAQIIPGPRNWLALLLGILAVACFPSWAVAYFQGLGQWSNWTFHTDINPMIWGMIWGVIGFATVFIRSFKIVENFQTVVVGLMIIFAFIAVFVSNPPWVEALRGLIPGAPADYPQWVKDGFPDVAARPIPLEIIAYLGALGGGSYDYIGYVGSLRAKRWGMLGVPNPAELEAKLDRLDTDVARIPLAEDGENLENGRAWLRAAQLDVVASFVSVTILALTFLILGDVVLGTGAAESVPNNDNILSDQAAFFSVISPVLVYLYQIAIWAAFFGSLQALFSTIYPYTVREAFAPSFTFLRNPEHWHKIRVAVAAYTFLGATFLLFSGVSYTAVISFAGILGGVLSLGVWGFAQLWTEHKVLPKAFQMHPALRVVVLISSIFLFIAGAIALVQFFVNFLG